From Vreelandella neptunia, the proteins below share one genomic window:
- a CDS encoding PAS domain S-box protein yields the protein MKRSPLISPELLERIVDASEDGIVVAEQEGDENILIYVNKGFERLTGYSADEILYRDCRFLQNEDRDQDALAAIRDALKDGHPSREVLRNYRKDGTMFWNELSITPVYDEADKLMYYIGVQKDVTERVEAQLALAALQQQRENS from the coding sequence ATGAAACGATCCCCTTTGATCAGCCCGGAGCTGCTTGAACGTATTGTTGACGCATCGGAAGACGGCATAGTCGTAGCCGAGCAGGAGGGGGATGAAAATATCCTCATCTACGTCAACAAAGGCTTTGAGCGCTTGACGGGCTACAGTGCGGATGAAATTTTGTATCGCGATTGCCGCTTCTTACAAAACGAAGACCGCGACCAGGACGCGCTAGCCGCTATTCGAGATGCGCTTAAAGATGGCCACCCGTCCCGAGAAGTACTGCGTAATTACCGCAAAGACGGCACCATGTTTTGGAACGAGCTATCCATTACGCCTGTCTATGACGAAGCAGACAAGCTGATGTATTACATTGGCGTGCAAAAAGATGTGACGGAGCGTGTAGAAGCACAGCTTGCACTGGCAGCGTTACAACAGCAGCGAGAAAATAGCTAA
- a CDS encoding PA3496 family putative envelope integrity protein, with product MSRDPLNRETLSHETLGNETLDSDEFDSLDAVNDDHYGKSKPSKSDSLRARRQVEAWLEERRLQRAIEDDWDEEE from the coding sequence ATGAGCCGTGATCCCCTAAATCGTGAAACCCTAAGTCATGAAACCTTAGGCAACGAAACACTCGACTCAGACGAGTTCGATAGTTTAGACGCCGTCAATGATGACCATTACGGCAAAAGCAAACCCAGTAAATCTGACAGCTTACGCGCACGACGCCAAGTAGAAGCGTGGCTGGAAGAACGTCGACTCCAACGCGCCATTGAAGATGACTGGGACGAAGAAGAGTAA
- the ettA gene encoding energy-dependent translational throttle protein EttA produces the protein MAQYVFTMNRVGKVVPPKKQILKDISLSFFPGAKIGVLGLNGSGKSTLLRIMAGVDKEFEGEARPMPGINVGYLPQEPQLDDEKNVRDTVEEALGEIKEAQEKLDGVYAAYAEPDADFDALASEQARLENIIEAADAHNLERKLEVAAEALRLPPWDAKVGNLSGGERRRVALCRLLLSSPDMLLLDEPTNHLDAESVAWLERFLHDYNGTVVAITHDRYFLDNVAGWILELDRGQGIPFEGNYSQWLEQKDQRLNQEAKQEASRQKAIKQELEWVRSNAKGRQAKSKARLNRFEEMQSGDFQKRNETNEIYIPPGPRLGDNVIEFRDVAKRFDDKLLYQNLSFTIPQGAIVGIVGGNGAGKSTLFKLITGKEQPDEGEVVVGETVDIAYVEQLRDGLDDKQSVWEAVSDGQDILNINGYEVSSRAYVGRFNFKGNDQQKRLSELSGGERGRLQLAQTLKQGANVLLLDEPSNDLDIETLRALEDALLAFPGCAMVISHDRWFLDRIATHIMAFEGDSEVVLFEGNYAEYEEDHRKRVGNDTPKRMKYKRIDA, from the coding sequence ATGGCGCAATACGTTTTCACCATGAACCGGGTTGGCAAAGTTGTGCCACCCAAAAAACAAATTCTCAAAGATATTTCGCTCTCGTTTTTCCCTGGCGCCAAAATTGGCGTGCTGGGGCTTAACGGTTCGGGTAAATCCACACTGCTGCGTATTATGGCCGGTGTCGATAAAGAGTTTGAAGGTGAAGCTCGTCCGATGCCCGGCATCAATGTTGGCTACCTTCCCCAGGAGCCGCAGCTAGACGACGAGAAAAACGTCCGCGACACCGTCGAAGAAGCGCTAGGGGAGATTAAAGAGGCGCAGGAGAAGTTGGATGGTGTATATGCGGCCTACGCAGAGCCCGACGCTGACTTTGATGCGCTAGCCAGCGAGCAGGCCAGGCTTGAAAATATTATTGAAGCCGCGGACGCTCACAACCTGGAGCGTAAGCTTGAAGTGGCTGCAGAAGCCCTACGTCTGCCCCCCTGGGACGCCAAAGTGGGCAATCTTTCGGGTGGTGAGCGTCGTCGTGTAGCCCTCTGTCGCTTACTGCTCTCCAGCCCTGATATGCTGCTGCTTGATGAGCCTACTAACCACCTAGACGCAGAGTCGGTAGCTTGGCTTGAGCGCTTCCTGCACGACTACAACGGCACAGTCGTGGCGATCACCCACGACCGCTACTTCCTAGACAACGTGGCGGGTTGGATTCTGGAGCTTGACCGTGGTCAAGGTATCCCCTTTGAGGGTAACTACTCCCAGTGGCTGGAGCAGAAAGATCAGCGACTGAATCAGGAAGCCAAGCAGGAAGCCTCGCGTCAGAAAGCTATCAAGCAAGAGCTTGAGTGGGTGCGCAGTAACGCCAAAGGCCGCCAGGCCAAAAGCAAAGCGCGCCTTAACCGCTTTGAAGAGATGCAGTCAGGCGATTTCCAAAAGCGTAATGAGACCAATGAAATTTACATTCCGCCTGGCCCGCGGCTAGGCGATAACGTCATTGAGTTTCGCGATGTGGCCAAGCGCTTCGATGACAAGCTGCTCTACCAGAACCTCTCCTTCACCATTCCCCAGGGTGCGATTGTCGGCATTGTCGGTGGTAACGGTGCGGGTAAATCGACGCTCTTCAAACTGATTACCGGTAAAGAGCAGCCAGACGAAGGCGAAGTTGTCGTCGGTGAAACGGTCGATATCGCCTACGTCGAACAGCTACGCGACGGCTTGGACGACAAGCAGAGCGTCTGGGAAGCCGTTTCGGATGGTCAAGACATCCTCAACATTAACGGCTACGAGGTCTCCTCGCGTGCCTATGTGGGTCGCTTTAACTTTAAGGGTAACGACCAGCAGAAGCGTTTGTCGGAGCTTTCCGGTGGTGAACGCGGCCGTTTACAGCTCGCCCAAACGCTCAAGCAAGGCGCTAACGTGTTGCTGCTCGATGAGCCTTCTAACGACCTGGATATCGAAACCTTGCGGGCACTGGAAGACGCGCTTCTGGCCTTCCCGGGCTGCGCCATGGTGATCTCGCATGATCGCTGGTTCCTTGATCGTATCGCCACGCACATTATGGCTTTCGAGGGCGACTCTGAGGTGGTCTTATTCGAAGGCAACTACGCTGAGTACGAAGAGGATCATAGAAAGCGGGTGGGTAACGATACGCCTAAGCGTATGAAGTATAAGCGCATTGATGCCTAA
- a CDS encoding DUF1328 domain-containing protein, giving the protein MLGNAVLFFIIAIIAGAVGFSGIAGAASTIAQILFVLFLILFIVSFLTGRRR; this is encoded by the coding sequence ATGCTAGGCAATGCGGTGCTGTTTTTCATTATTGCGATCATCGCGGGAGCGGTCGGTTTTTCTGGCATTGCCGGGGCGGCTTCCACCATTGCGCAAATTTTGTTTGTGCTGTTTCTTATTTTGTTTATCGTTTCATTTTTAACTGGCCGCAGACGTTAG
- the coq7 gene encoding 2-polyprenyl-3-methyl-6-methoxy-1,4-benzoquinone monooxygenase has translation MDRQQSRSDRLIHQFDAVLRTLMPHAAPPQRTSPAEGVAEGELDDHERRHAAGLMRINHTGEVCAQALYQGQGVTAKLPHVRHQMEQSALEEIDHLAWCDERLGQLQSRTSYLNPLFYAASFGIGAATGAVSDRISLGLVAATEEQVGKHLDSHQHSLPRGDNRSRAILRQMAIDEAHHAQLALEAGGVRFPAPVKWGMRLASKVMTKSVYHL, from the coding sequence ATGGATCGTCAACAGAGTCGTTCCGATCGCCTGATTCATCAGTTTGATGCCGTTCTACGGACGCTTATGCCGCACGCTGCTCCGCCGCAGCGCACCAGCCCTGCTGAAGGTGTGGCCGAGGGAGAGCTCGACGATCACGAGCGTCGCCATGCCGCAGGTTTGATGCGGATTAACCATACTGGTGAGGTGTGTGCCCAAGCGCTGTATCAGGGGCAGGGCGTAACCGCTAAACTTCCTCATGTACGTCATCAGATGGAGCAGTCGGCGCTGGAAGAGATCGATCATCTAGCTTGGTGTGATGAGCGTCTAGGGCAGTTGCAGAGCCGAACAAGCTACTTAAACCCGCTGTTTTATGCCGCTTCCTTTGGCATTGGCGCGGCCACTGGTGCGGTCAGTGACCGTATTAGTTTGGGGTTGGTCGCCGCCACCGAAGAGCAGGTAGGCAAGCATCTTGATTCACACCAACACTCGCTACCCCGCGGCGACAACCGCTCTCGCGCCATACTGCGCCAGATGGCCATTGATGAAGCCCACCACGCTCAGCTTGCCTTAGAAGCGGGTGGCGTTCGCTTTCCGGCCCCGGTGAAGTGGGGCATGCGTCTGGCCTCTAAGGTGATGACTAAAAGCGTCTATCATCTCTGA
- a CDS encoding histidine triad nucleotide-binding protein, which translates to MDCLFCKIINREIPADIVYEDEHVLAFNDINPQAPTHQLIIPKKHIATLNDIDEADLATIGRLQFTAAKLAREQGFAEDGYRVVMNCNEMGGQTVYHIHMHLMGGRAFTWPAG; encoded by the coding sequence ATGGATTGTCTGTTTTGCAAAATCATTAACCGTGAAATTCCCGCTGATATCGTTTACGAAGATGAGCACGTGTTGGCATTCAATGATATTAACCCCCAGGCACCGACTCACCAGCTAATCATTCCCAAAAAGCATATCGCGACGCTCAATGATATCGATGAGGCTGATCTTGCAACGATAGGGCGGCTGCAGTTTACCGCCGCCAAGCTTGCCCGCGAGCAGGGCTTTGCTGAAGATGGCTACCGCGTGGTGATGAACTGCAACGAAATGGGTGGACAAACGGTCTACCATATTCACATGCATTTAATGGGTGGGCGCGCATTCACATGGCCTGCCGGTTGA
- a CDS encoding phosphoribulokinase, whose translation MSREYPIIAVTGSSGAGTTTVKRSFERMFLREDVHAAMVDGDAFHRYTRDDLHRIFREEPERKDELSHFAVEANLLDRLEGLFSEYGEHGSGTFRHYIHAEDKQKIEAGCRVGTFTEWQSLPCGTDLLFYEGLHGGLVTEEYDIARHVDLLVGVAPTMNLEWIQKIDRDTKLRGYSQEAVIDTILGRMDDYVRYIQPQFSRTHINFQRVPTVDTSNPFEVQDIPTDAESFVVIRFRDPSTVDFPWLLAMIKDSFMTRPHTLVVPGARMSLAMELILAPLVRHLLAQRRFR comes from the coding sequence ATGTCTCGGGAGTATCCGATTATCGCGGTAACCGGTTCCTCTGGGGCGGGTACCACTACCGTGAAGCGCAGCTTTGAGCGCATGTTTCTGCGCGAAGATGTGCATGCAGCAATGGTCGATGGCGATGCATTTCACCGCTATACCCGTGATGACCTGCACCGCATATTCCGAGAAGAGCCAGAGCGCAAAGACGAACTTTCGCATTTTGCCGTAGAGGCGAATTTGCTGGATCGCCTGGAAGGGTTGTTTAGTGAGTATGGCGAACACGGTTCGGGCACTTTTCGGCACTATATCCACGCTGAAGATAAACAGAAAATTGAAGCAGGTTGCCGGGTTGGCACTTTCACCGAGTGGCAGTCGCTGCCTTGTGGTACCGACCTGCTGTTTTATGAAGGCTTGCACGGTGGGCTGGTCACTGAAGAGTACGACATTGCCCGCCATGTGGATCTTTTGGTCGGTGTTGCGCCAACCATGAATCTTGAGTGGATTCAAAAGATCGACCGTGACACCAAGCTGCGTGGCTACTCACAAGAAGCAGTCATCGATACTATTCTGGGTCGGATGGATGACTATGTACGTTACATCCAGCCGCAGTTTTCGCGTACCCACATCAATTTTCAACGTGTGCCCACCGTCGATACCTCTAACCCCTTTGAAGTGCAGGATATTCCCACTGACGCTGAGTCGTTCGTGGTCATTCGCTTTCGGGATCCTTCCACAGTTGATTTTCCTTGGCTGTTGGCGATGATTAAAGACTCGTTTATGACTCGCCCGCACACGTTGGTGGTGCCGGGGGCGCGGATGTCGCTGGCGATGGAGCTGATTCTTGCCCCCTTGGTTAGGCACCTTCTTGCCCAGAGGCGCTTCCGTTAA
- a CDS encoding acyl-CoA thioesterase — MERIKLDFPAEAVIHRHPLTVRVTDMNYGRHLGHDALVSLLHEARIQAFAALDLPEWDMHGYPSVVADLAVQYQSEARWPDALTIATAVPEPQGKALTIYQRIYQADSQQVVATARVNQLLIDLATGRPIEVPEQVKQALSHARYG, encoded by the coding sequence ATGGAGCGTATCAAGCTAGATTTTCCCGCTGAAGCGGTCATTCATCGTCACCCTTTGACGGTACGGGTAACCGATATGAACTATGGCCGCCACTTGGGGCACGATGCGCTGGTATCCCTGCTCCACGAGGCGCGTATTCAAGCCTTCGCGGCCCTGGACCTGCCCGAGTGGGATATGCATGGGTATCCTTCGGTGGTCGCTGATCTTGCCGTTCAGTATCAAAGTGAAGCGCGCTGGCCCGATGCGTTAACGATTGCCACCGCTGTGCCCGAGCCCCAGGGCAAAGCGTTGACTATTTATCAGCGCATCTATCAGGCAGATTCTCAGCAGGTAGTCGCTACCGCACGGGTCAATCAGCTACTGATCGATCTTGCTACTGGGCGTCCTATCGAAGTACCTGAGCAGGTTAAACAAGCGCTTTCCCACGCGAGGTATGGCTGA
- the purD gene encoding phosphoribosylamine--glycine ligase, with protein MKVLMIGGGGREHALAWKLAQSTQVEQVFVAPGNAGTATEAKLTNVAIAATDLDSLVAFARDEQIDLTVVGPEAPLVEGVVDQFQAAGLTIFGPTQAAAQLEGSKSFTKDFLARHDIPSADYQTFTEVDPALAYLSKMGAPIVIKADGLAAGKGVIVALSEVEAEAAIRDMLEANAFGGAGARVVIEEFLEGEEASFIVMVDGEHVVPMATSQDHKRAYDGDTGPNTGGMGAYSPAPVVTPDVDARIMEQVILPTVRGMAAEGNAYTGFLYAGLMIDAAGNPKVIEYNCRFGDPETQPIMLRLTSDFAELCLAGAEGRLAGQRCEWDSRAAVGVVLAAGGYPGSYRKGDVIRGLAVAEETGCKVFHAGTAQNAQGDITTAGGRVLCVTALGDSVSAAQQQAYRGVNAIHWDGVECRRDIAFRAIAREE; from the coding sequence ATGAAGGTTTTGATGATAGGCGGCGGTGGTCGCGAGCACGCTCTGGCGTGGAAATTGGCGCAATCTACCCAGGTTGAGCAGGTATTTGTCGCCCCCGGCAATGCCGGTACCGCGACGGAAGCAAAGCTGACTAATGTAGCGATTGCTGCAACGGATCTCGACAGCCTTGTCGCTTTTGCTCGTGATGAGCAGATTGACTTAACTGTGGTGGGCCCGGAGGCCCCCTTGGTAGAAGGCGTTGTTGATCAGTTCCAAGCAGCCGGTTTAACTATCTTTGGTCCTACTCAAGCCGCCGCCCAGTTGGAAGGTTCAAAATCTTTTACCAAGGATTTCCTGGCTCGCCATGACATTCCTTCGGCTGACTACCAAACGTTTACTGAAGTAGACCCTGCGCTTGCCTATTTAAGCAAAATGGGCGCGCCGATTGTGATTAAAGCGGATGGGTTGGCTGCGGGCAAGGGCGTCATTGTGGCACTGAGCGAAGTTGAAGCTGAGGCTGCCATTCGCGATATGCTTGAAGCCAATGCCTTCGGCGGTGCAGGCGCTCGTGTGGTCATCGAGGAGTTTCTGGAGGGCGAGGAGGCAAGCTTTATTGTCATGGTGGACGGCGAGCATGTCGTCCCCATGGCCACCAGCCAAGACCACAAGCGCGCCTATGATGGTGATACCGGCCCTAATACCGGCGGTATGGGTGCCTATTCGCCAGCGCCGGTGGTCACTCCCGACGTTGACGCACGTATCATGGAGCAGGTCATTCTGCCCACCGTGCGTGGCATGGCCGCAGAGGGCAATGCCTATACCGGGTTCTTGTATGCAGGTCTGATGATCGACGCAGCGGGCAACCCCAAGGTTATTGAGTACAACTGCCGCTTTGGTGATCCTGAAACCCAGCCGATTATGCTGCGCTTAACCTCTGATTTCGCTGAGCTGTGCTTAGCGGGTGCCGAGGGGCGCTTGGCCGGGCAGCGCTGCGAATGGGACTCTCGCGCAGCGGTAGGTGTGGTACTCGCTGCCGGTGGTTACCCTGGCAGCTACCGCAAGGGCGATGTGATTCGCGGCTTAGCAGTGGCTGAAGAAACGGGCTGCAAAGTGTTTCATGCCGGTACCGCGCAAAATGCTCAAGGTGATATCACCACGGCAGGTGGCCGCGTGCTATGCGTGACGGCATTAGGCGATAGCGTATCTGCGGCGCAGCAGCAGGCGTACCGGGGCGTTAATGCTATTCACTGGGATGGCGTCGAATGTCGGCGTGATATCGCCTTCCGGGCGATTGCCCGAGAGGAGTAA
- the phaR gene encoding polyhydroxyalkanoate synthesis repressor PhaR: MRVIRKYANRRLYDTQQSRYVTLEDLRRLIIEEEPFKVEDAKSGEDLTRTILLSIIIEQEQADSEAEVFSNDLLAQLIRVYDMTSPLPLSRYLEQGTQLMLEQQKRLQSQWKQAMRNTPLEFMRELTEENMRFWQKTLNQPGQADDSDNAEPHEGDSSDASNDNKPSS, translated from the coding sequence GTGCGCGTAATTCGCAAATATGCAAACCGCAGGTTGTACGATACTCAGCAGAGCCGTTATGTAACGCTGGAAGACCTGCGCCGTTTAATCATCGAAGAAGAACCGTTTAAGGTGGAAGATGCCAAAAGCGGAGAAGACCTAACGCGTACTATTCTGCTCTCTATCATTATCGAGCAGGAGCAGGCGGACAGCGAAGCGGAAGTGTTTTCTAACGATCTGCTGGCGCAATTAATCCGTGTTTACGATATGACCTCACCGCTGCCGCTGTCACGTTATCTTGAACAGGGTACGCAACTGATGCTGGAGCAGCAGAAACGCCTGCAGAGCCAGTGGAAGCAGGCAATGCGTAACACGCCGTTGGAGTTTATGCGCGAGCTAACCGAAGAGAACATGCGGTTTTGGCAAAAGACCTTGAACCAGCCTGGTCAAGCCGACGACTCGGATAACGCGGAGCCCCATGAAGGCGATAGCAGCGACGCCAGTAATGATAACAAACCCTCCTCCTGA
- a CDS encoding 16S rRNA (uracil(1498)-N(3))-methyltransferase, giving the protein MNLILLDPNDLTDDGHACITDPRRLAHLHDVHRAVPGDLLTVGVQGGAMGKAMLKELTTERAYFQLENLDEPPPPPLPVHLVLALPRPRMLARTLEHVTALGVKEITLLHTKRVEKSYWQSPELRPDKIHQHLVLGLEQARDTQLPSVTLSKGFRPFLEQQLPGLLGARRGLVAHPGMPNACPRDISEPTLLLVGPEGGFIAWEVEQLMLAGCEGMHLGPRILRVETAVTALLSRLF; this is encoded by the coding sequence ATGAATTTGATTCTGCTCGATCCCAACGATCTCACCGACGATGGCCACGCCTGCATCACCGATCCACGTCGACTAGCACACCTTCACGATGTCCACCGCGCGGTGCCCGGCGACCTGCTCACCGTGGGTGTGCAAGGCGGCGCGATGGGTAAGGCGATGCTAAAAGAGCTCACCACTGAGCGCGCGTATTTTCAACTTGAAAACCTTGACGAGCCACCGCCGCCGCCATTACCCGTACATTTGGTATTAGCACTGCCCCGCCCCCGTATGTTAGCGCGTACGTTAGAGCATGTGACGGCACTAGGCGTCAAAGAGATCACCCTGCTACATACTAAACGGGTTGAGAAGAGCTATTGGCAGTCCCCTGAGTTACGCCCGGATAAAATCCACCAGCACTTGGTACTCGGCTTAGAGCAAGCTCGCGATACCCAGCTACCATCGGTCACCCTTAGCAAAGGCTTTCGTCCTTTTTTGGAGCAGCAACTGCCTGGCTTACTCGGTGCACGTCGCGGACTGGTAGCCCATCCTGGCATGCCCAACGCCTGCCCAAGAGACATAAGTGAACCTACCCTACTCTTGGTAGGCCCAGAGGGCGGCTTTATTGCTTGGGAGGTAGAGCAACTAATGCTAGCAGGCTGCGAGGGCATGCATCTTGGCCCGCGCATTCTACGCGTTGAAACAGCCGTGACCGCGCTTCTATCACGGCTGTTTTGA
- a CDS encoding ATP-dependent zinc protease, protein MQLMGKMFLSSVVLGAMLSAPTTMADDDQVFGWVEKATLQPWDIEVKAKLDSGALTSSLDARDIEMFEQDDEEWVRFRLKLEDQGSGEVFSDQIERPLYRELAVRGAGGRDERPVVLLEVCMGDTIYEEQFSLRDREEMNYPLLLGRRTISHLGLLDVRETFLQEPECGENATVVPHDPEDEQS, encoded by the coding sequence ATGCAATTGATGGGTAAGATGTTTCTTAGCAGTGTGGTGTTAGGAGCCATGCTGTCTGCTCCCACGACAATGGCAGATGATGATCAGGTATTCGGCTGGGTTGAAAAAGCTACCCTGCAACCCTGGGATATCGAGGTAAAAGCCAAGCTTGATAGCGGAGCATTAACCTCCTCACTAGACGCCCGCGATATAGAGATGTTCGAGCAGGATGACGAGGAGTGGGTGCGCTTTCGTTTGAAGCTTGAAGATCAAGGAAGTGGAGAAGTATTCAGCGACCAAATTGAGCGGCCGCTTTATCGAGAATTGGCTGTTCGCGGAGCAGGCGGCCGTGACGAGCGTCCTGTGGTGCTGCTGGAAGTTTGTATGGGCGATACCATTTACGAAGAGCAGTTTAGCCTACGCGACCGTGAAGAGATGAACTACCCGCTGCTGCTGGGGCGCCGTACCATTAGCCACCTTGGCTTGCTGGATGTGCGTGAAACCTTCTTGCAGGAGCCCGAGTGTGGGGAAAACGCCACCGTTGTTCCCCATGACCCGGAAGATGAACAGTCCTAA
- a CDS encoding lytic murein transglycosylase — MSLKVNGSASRRSALYATFLLAVGALALCSGRVQANPQLMSEVDTQAATEVSYANFQQWLRDFRQYAAGQGISEATLNKALDGVRYRERVIELDGYQPEFVRPIWEYLDTAVSSTRITNGQEKLADHRNTAQQMEQRYGVPAEIIVAIWGIESNYGSNFGDFSTLESLATLAYDGRRRDFARGELLAALRIIDQGDIAAEDMKGSWAGAMGHTQFIPSSFEAYAVDGDGDGRRDIWDSIPDVMASTANYLDRAGWQSGQPWGVEVRLPEGFDYAQTERRSSAEWRNQGVQAQQGELPNFDSAAIVIPAGANGPAFLVGANFRAILRYNNATSYALAVATLGDAIAGREGIQHSWPRDQAPLTRDDVQELQRALNRVGYSVGGADGVMGPNTRQGLRNFQRDQGLIPDGFATQELLEQLRQRSQ; from the coding sequence ATGTCTTTGAAAGTTAATGGGTCAGCAAGCAGGCGTTCTGCTTTGTATGCAACGTTTTTACTTGCCGTGGGTGCGCTGGCACTGTGCAGTGGTCGGGTGCAAGCGAACCCTCAACTGATGTCAGAAGTAGACACCCAGGCTGCCACTGAGGTTAGCTACGCTAATTTCCAACAATGGCTTCGAGATTTTCGCCAGTACGCTGCTGGACAAGGGATCAGCGAAGCGACACTGAATAAAGCGCTGGATGGCGTTCGCTACCGTGAACGAGTGATTGAACTCGACGGCTACCAGCCCGAATTTGTCCGGCCTATTTGGGAGTATCTGGATACCGCGGTGTCCTCCACGCGCATTACTAACGGTCAAGAAAAGCTGGCTGATCACCGTAATACCGCGCAGCAAATGGAGCAGCGCTATGGGGTGCCAGCCGAGATAATCGTCGCCATCTGGGGCATTGAAAGTAACTACGGCAGTAATTTTGGTGATTTTTCGACCTTGGAGTCCCTTGCCACGCTGGCTTACGATGGCCGACGCCGTGACTTTGCCCGAGGTGAACTGCTCGCGGCATTACGTATTATTGATCAAGGTGATATCGCCGCTGAAGACATGAAGGGCTCATGGGCTGGGGCGATGGGCCATACTCAGTTTATTCCCAGTAGCTTCGAAGCCTATGCCGTCGATGGCGACGGCGATGGTCGACGCGATATCTGGGACAGCATTCCCGATGTCATGGCGTCAACGGCCAACTATCTTGACCGAGCAGGATGGCAAAGCGGTCAGCCCTGGGGGGTTGAGGTACGCCTGCCCGAAGGGTTTGATTACGCCCAGACTGAGCGGCGCAGCAGTGCCGAGTGGCGTAACCAAGGCGTACAGGCGCAGCAGGGCGAATTGCCGAACTTTGATAGCGCCGCCATTGTGATACCCGCTGGCGCTAATGGCCCTGCATTTTTGGTAGGCGCTAATTTCCGTGCGATCTTGCGCTATAACAACGCCACCAGTTATGCGCTAGCCGTCGCGACTTTAGGCGATGCGATCGCCGGACGCGAAGGGATTCAGCACAGCTGGCCGCGTGATCAAGCGCCACTCACCCGAGACGATGTGCAAGAACTTCAGCGCGCATTGAACCGGGTAGGATACTCAGTAGGTGGCGCGGACGGCGTGATGGGGCCCAACACTCGGCAAGGCCTGCGGAACTTTCAGCGTGATCAAGGGTTAATACCGGATGGGTTTGCGACCCAGGAACTGCTCGAACAGTTGCGTCAGCGTTCGCAGTAA
- a CDS encoding DUF3429 domain-containing protein: MMLGISERRLSWSLGLAGLIPFITGGVLAWSAPLGWQATAINGFVYYSAVILSFLGGAHWGSALHVLQPSSRWRLLLAMLPSLIAWPALLLNVGAGLWVLLAGFILMGGYDFSRAGRDGFPSWYPVLRGFLTVVVVLLHVVVLVRLNG; encoded by the coding sequence ATGATGTTGGGGATTAGCGAGCGCCGCCTGTCGTGGAGTCTTGGACTTGCTGGGCTCATTCCATTTATCACAGGCGGCGTACTGGCATGGTCAGCGCCATTAGGATGGCAGGCAACCGCTATTAATGGTTTTGTTTACTATAGCGCTGTTATTTTATCGTTCTTGGGCGGTGCGCACTGGGGAAGTGCATTGCATGTACTTCAACCCAGCAGCCGCTGGCGATTACTTTTAGCCATGCTACCGAGCTTAATCGCATGGCCTGCACTGCTGCTTAATGTTGGCGCTGGACTTTGGGTACTGCTGGCTGGGTTTATTCTGATGGGTGGCTACGATTTTAGTCGTGCAGGTCGGGATGGCTTTCCCAGCTGGTATCCGGTACTGCGTGGCTTTCTTACTGTCGTAGTGGTGCTATTACATGTTGTTGTTTTAGTGCGCCTGAATGGGTAA